The following nucleotide sequence is from Solanum dulcamara chromosome 7, daSolDulc1.2, whole genome shotgun sequence.
ACAGCATCCACCACGCGCGCACACATGAAATATTATATGGAAATATAATACAACATTTTATTTTACTGGCCCACTTACCATGATCATCTTTTTGTTAGAAgttatattgaaaaaaaaaatatgaagattaataatttatttgatcaaatttttaaaatcaattgaTCACTATGAGAAGTGTTTTCTTAAAGAAAATACTTTTGATGAGAATCCGTATGCATTTGAttaatcaatttaaaaaaaatacttcagAGCATTAATTAATGTTTgaccaaatttttaaaaagtgtttCTAATGTATTTTCTCTAAGtgtttttaaaagtatttttggaATTACCATTTTTTTAGCTTGTGAAAATCTCaaattattttctcattttttttaattagacaTCTCactttttaaactattttttgaaaaaaataatatttttgacctCTCAAAAACTTATCTAGAAAAGTACGTGCTTGAAATACTACGACGATGTTTTTCTAAAAGTGTTTATTCACTTTCGCTCGCAAAGTCTAAAAAGCTAAATGATTTTTATAGATATCTGATTTGAAATGAAAAATCATTATTTCTCTATTACTATAAGAAGAGGATAATTACAAACAACTTTTTGTAAACTAAAAAATAGTGTGTTGTATATTTGTGACTCAACTcttaaacttgaacttggtaaATAAACGTTAGGGGTGAATAAAGTCGAatcgaataaaaaataaattgactaGTAGTTTggtattggaaaaaaaaatcgaCTATACTTAgattgatttggttttaactaaaaagaGTTAATCCGACATCAAATCAatcttatattatatatataatttttaaaatttattatacataaaattatttactttaatataatttatatataattatttctaatactttttcatagtttttatcttttaacatttatttcaagtttgagaCTTGGGAAAGGTCGTTTAAAGATTATAGTCCATAGATATTAGTAACTCCAATAAAGTTCAAATCAATACTAATGCTAacccaaaaaaaatcaattcaacaaTATGAATGACAATAATGTTGAATATTTGTTCTATAGCTTTACATTGGTTTAGACAATTAAAGTACATAacctaattttagtttttctttaatGTTTACTTAATACTTATTAGACTTATACTAGCATGAtttagtattttaaattatgatcattttcattATAACCTATTAatttgcaatattttttttatgtgatttcattattattttttgttgaatattttattGTCATTATCCATCTcatattttgtgttattttcttaaaaaataccCTAGATAGTTGTATGTTGGTAGgactatataaatatttaaagcaCAAGTTAATTATATGTTTGTATGAAAAAATTtaccgagaaaaataaataaataacccAAAAACTCCGAGAAACacgaaaaatctgaaaaaactCGAGGTTGAAATATCCAAATTTTATTAGTTtagtttgatttaaaaatttaaaaactcgACACAAGTAATTTAAGTTAATATTTGAAATATTCGCAATAATCCAGTACATGTACACTCCTAATAAGTGCAATAAAGGGGGGAAATATCTTGAAAAAGTGCACAtataaaactttattgatgCTCGCTTTAGTTGTCAATTTACACGAAGTTTTTATTAACCATATCTtaaattttttgtatttatcaGCAACAAAACTAACAAGATTTGAATTAGGTTTGTTCATCTTATAATCTGATaatcatgaaaaaaaaatccatgTACATTAAGATTATATTCCTAATTCATTTAACTTAAACTCAATTTACACGAAATATTTATTGATCATATGTTAAACTCTTCATATGTATCAGCAACAAAACTAATAAGATTCGAGTAAGGTTTGATCATCCTATAATATGATaatcatgttttaaaaaaaaatgtgcaTTATGATTACACTCTTAGTTCATTCAAGACATTAGAAATGTCTCTCTAAATTAATGGTCATCTCAAATGTCTTATTCTCATTTAATTTAGCAACCGTTTAAATATATGATATGTTGTGACATGTTTATTAGAAtacaataattattattatttcttattgagttGGTTATATCGATagtgaattttaaatttttaaatcaaaaataattaattgccTTTAATCTAAATTTACGTTTAAAATTCATGCTCAATCAATATCATTATATATTGTTCATACCAattttcaatatataaaaatgtgCTTGTGAGATAATAAAATTGATGCCAGTACGATCACTGAGCTATATGAATCTATACTATCAactttatttatatatgttcCTGAATTTTCGTATGGCAATgttttttcaataaatttatGTGAAGGAAGTACATATTCATTACAAATATCATCATTATACGAATATATTGTCTTTAATAAGTGTTTAATGAAATTATTCTCGACGACAAAAGACAGAGAAACAAAGTTACTGTTTTTAATGAAGTGGTTTAATGGTGAATCTTTAATGCTCCTATTTTGTTTGACTTATAAACCAAAAAGTTGATAATCTCTTTCCAGGGTTCAGATTTTCCGCCGCTATGATATTTAACTTTTGCTTAAAAACGCATTATTGAAAATGTTATGAAATTACTTATTTGGGAATAAAATAGCCTTCTAATTGAGGTCATTTAACAGGGGTATAACTGTCATTTAACAAAACTTACAGGTGTCATTGGGAATTAGCTGTTTTTCAGGTTCAATCTTTAGGAAAAAACGAAGTTCTTGTCCCCCAAACACGTTTATCGTTCACATCTGTTGTTCCTTTGTTCCACGCTTTCTGACTCCGGACAGGCATCGCCGCCGTAAACAACCACCTCCGCCGCCGCGGCGGTCCGACGCGCTCTACCGCCACTAATTTTGTCACAAGCTACAAGCTTTTTTATAGCTCAAGCACCTTACTTATTCCCTGTTTGGTTGctgaaaaaaaaagaggaaacaaGAAACAAGAAACTACATTTTAGGTGTTTCTTCCTCGCCTATCAAAACATTAATTGGATCAGTGATTGTAGGTGAGTTTTCCttgttttttgtattttgtattcgCATTGTTGAGTTAATTCGGACTTATGCATCGATTTTATGCGTTAATTTTTGATTTTGCGAATAAAACCTGTAAAGTTGTAGGTTTCTTTTAGTTGAATGGAGGGGCATTTTAGATTTTGCTTATGTTGTTGaaatcttgtttttttttggttgattaATCAAAGTGATTTTAGTTAACTTGTTTCTTACTTTCTAATCTCATTCTTGTTTCTTGTACCTAGATAGAGACTTTGCATCAGAACAGGATGAGGTTCAAGGGGTTTTAGTGGGGTTTTCAAAAATTTCTGCATTCTGCATTAGGCAATAGAAGTATATTTGCCGAGTGCATGATATATTTGccattttttgtattttcttcaGCATAACAGCTGTGTCTGTAAGTAAACATTTGATGTATGGTGGTTGTACACTTCAATTTGCTTTTATTATCTCGGGATTGTGCATGTAGATAGCTTTCTAACTTTTCCTATGTGCCTCATAATAAATATCTTTTCTTTGATCTTTTGTGATCTCTGACCTATAATACTGTTCTGAAGAATCTAAACTATTCCCTCGTAGTTTAGTGGAGtttttaacatatcaaattCTTTGTTCTCTGATGTCGGATAGTATGAACTTGCTGCTAATCTTTCTTATTAAAGCCTGCTGTTTGCTCACCAAAACTTTCATCCAATAGGTTTTCAGGTTTGATGAAGGAGTTCTTAACAAATAATGTTTCTATACACAGGGATTTCCTGTGAAGGTCTTTGTTCCTAGAGAATACTGGAACAAGATTAGTTTTTTCACAAGCAAATTTACAATTAGTATTTTGAGATCTTGATTAGTTATAATCTTGTTTCTGAGAGGAAATATATTGGGCTAATACTTGGGTGAAGGGAATTGGAGGGATGCAAATTTTTAGATATCTCTATAGATGTCTGTTATATTACGGCGCCTTCGATGGATGATAGCTGGTTTAAATAAAGGAACACCAGTAACCCCTAAGAGGCTGCACAGTGCTGATGTGCGGCCTGTGCCTCTTTCGCCACTGTCAAAGCAGCAACAATTGCAACTACTCAAGTCCTATTACGCGTCAAAGTCTGAGGACAGAAAGCCTAAACAACCAATGTTGGAGGCTGTGCATGAGATTTCCATCTACATTCACCGGTTTCACAATCTTGACTTGTTCCAGCAAGGGTATGTGGGTATCATGTTTCATAGTTCTTTATCTTACTCCTTTGGTAATTTGACTTTTGTACTTCTGTTGCCTTACAATTTTTGCTAAATATGTAGATGGTACCAGATTAAGATTACAATGAGATGGGAGAATGGTGATAATGGGGTACTAGGAACTCCATCCAGAGTCATACAATATGAAGGTAAATTTCTAGAATATGACGAAACGGCCAAAGCATACAGCAGGCTTCTAAAAGCAGGATACTTTCAAATATTGCAGTCAATTATAGCGGGATGTAGAAGTGAGAAAAATATCATCTTTGAGGAAAAAGTGGAGGAATCAATATTCTGAACTGCTTAAAGTCCTATTACTATGAATAAGCTATGCAAGAGGAGAAACTGATGTGGTAGTTTTATGCGCTATGATAACTTTCTGATGTTATGTgcatttgatttgattttattgcTTCATTGCTGAGAACAAATTTTACAATCATAGAAAGCAGTTTTGGTCATTGAACATTGTTTCAGAGGATATAATCTGCGAAAACTAATTAGATGGAAGATAGAGTTCATAGATTGTGTAGTGCACTAGTCTGTCATAATTGAATATGCTATATTGCAATTCtcaaaaaatgaatatttcaatCCACCAAGATAATATACGTAAGACCATTCTCCTTTTGGAGAAATCGGAACTCCCTGTTCCTTTATAGTAATTAATAGAATTGATGGCTGTCATGGTTATGATTTATCTATCCTTTTTAACTCCACAAAAAAATGATGCATCCTTTTTAAGCGTGTGTACCTAAGGTAGCAAAGGCATGAAGAATTTACTTGCTGTACTGTTAAGAAAGTTCGTTTAGTTAGTCTAACCTTTAGTCCTTTACAAGGTTCTAGAAACAATAATTAATGAACCTGTTCGATGACTCTCCTAGATCATGTTCTCATTCTTGGACTTTTATATATGTTTCTTGGTTCTCTTGACATTGACATTCATTCTGAAAATTGATGGTTACTGTTGGTTTCACAATAATTCTGCAATTAAGCATCCTAGAATATGCGCAACCTTAACTCAATCACTGTGCTGCTAAATGAGTTCCTATTGTGAGTTGTCTGGATAAGTACAGATTTCTTAGATTTGACCAGGTTAGTGGACAGAATGTGACCTTTGTTGGCATTTCATGTATATAATTGAGGAGAGTTTGTCCTCATTTATAGTTAATTACTTAATTCTTGGATTGAAGAGAGAAAAGCAAGGGAACATGTTTGCAGATGCCCTTTCATGGACACACACATAGAAATCATACCAATTGATAATATGATATAGTTTTTGCAGTCATGGGAGAACTGTTGTCTGGTGAGTAATACCTTTGTTTGAGTTGCAGCTCCTGATTTGGGTTCCGAAGATGCATATGGAGTATGGAGGATTGATGATACAGATCATAGTTTCTCCACACAGCCTTTCCGAATCAAATATGCAAGGCAGGATATTCTTCTCTCCATGATGGTCTCCTTCAACTTATCTCTGAGCAAGCATGAGGTGATCTCTCTTGAACTTAGCCCCCACGTGTATATTTCTCCCCTCCCACCTTGTCCTCCCACATTCACCCATCAAAGGTGTATCATTGTGGGCTTTGTTCTTGTGATAACAGTGAAGCAACAAGGTCGGTTGGTTCAATTGAAGTATGTGTCCACATTGTTCAAACATTTCAGGCATATAGGTTATCTGGAACCGTTATATCTTTCCTTATCTTAATCTCACCTACTAATATGTAAAAATTAGCAGGGTCCATCAACATCTGGCGTCATTCTGAAATTTGAGCTTTTCTATGCACCTATATTGGAGAACGGGTTAGTTGATTTTTTGAACTGTGCTTTTCTACAGTTGCATCAAGATATAATTCACaaacaattattttatttctagtATTTTCTGATACAAATAAAAACACAAATATTCTTTGCATTCCTGATCAGTAACTGTATAATGCAGGACTAGTCTACAGGCTTCCTTGGATGCTTCTCCTGCTGCAGTCCATGAATTTCGTCTTCCATCCAAAGCTCTTCTAGGGTTGCACTCTTATTGTCCTGTACATTTTGATGTTTTTCATGCAGTACTGGTCGATGTGAGTGTGCACATCAGCCTTTTGAAAAGTGGTGTTTACACCTCCTCACAGAAGGTACCAAGGTTTGTCAAAGATTCCAATCCTTTACTGTTAAATTGAGTATATAATGAGATCATACCAGAGTTGTATCTGTTTCATGTGGTTTCTGTTTAATTTGAGTGCCACATTTTGTTATTATAAGATGACAGTAACTATATTTACAATGGAACTTTTCAGCGACCCTCGTGTGGATGAAGATAACGATAACGAAGATTACGATCAGGCAAAACAAGTATGTGCTCTTCACAATTTATTAGGGTTAACTTTTTAAGGCAGATATACCAGTGGGTTGGTGAAAATGTAAAGGAGGATCATCTTATAACATGCTTCCTTGATTTTGTGATCATGGATCATTTTAAGCATCAAGGATCATGATTTATTAGTTTTCTCCAAAAGCGTATGACAGTCTCTTGCTTACTCTTCAATTATTCTGCTCTACATTTGAACTGTATTAAGAATTCATGGTAGCCAAATGGAAAATATTCATGGATTCCTTGAATATTCTGCTGTTTATGCTGCCTGCTTTTCAATGAATTTCAGTAAGTGAACACAACAGTAGTGATGGCACATCCGGCAATGGGTATAATTTCATGATAAAACAGGAAGAAAGGGTACCCTAGGGTGTGTCCTGGTGGTCAATGAACAGCAATTAGAACCACAAGGTTTCCTGTTCAAATCTCGCCGATGCAAAAAAAGATACTAGGTGATTTGTCTCCATCTATTTAAGCCTTGGTGGAAAGAGTTATCTGGTACCTGGGGTACCTGTGCAGATAGGAGGTAGGGCAGTGCACGTAAGCATGCCCGGACACCaccattaaaaaaagaaaagaaaaaaagaattatagAAACGTGGTGATGCAGTAGAAGTTTGTAGGAAAAGGAATCAGTCGAGGATTTTCACATATGAATTAAGTCTAGCATCTTATCAAATTCGAAGGAATAAAGTTAAATGACTTCAAGTAAAATTCTTTTAGCCGCGCACCACTAAAGAACTCAATAACAACTCTAAGATTCTTTGAGTGGACCCATTACCCACTGAGTTTTGAACCATGGCCGTCGGCCCTCAGGGATTTCTACGATTTCTTTGATTATGTAAAAGAACGATTAGTTTTAAAACATTAAATGGTTTGATTTGTTTGTTTTCCTAATACAAAGAGGGAAATTTCGCTCAGGGATTTCTACGATTTCTTTGATTATGTAAAAGAACGATTAGTTTTAAAACATTAAATggttttatttgtttgttttccTAATACAAAGAGGGAAATTTCGCTCAGGGATTTCTACGATTTCTTTGATTATGTAAAAGAACGATTAGTTTTAAAACATTAAATGGTTTGATTTGTTTGTTTTCCTAATACAAAGAGGGAAATTTCGTCTCTCTCCGTTCCAGTTTATGTGACAACATTTCTGTTTTAGTCCTTTCAAAAAAGGACAACTGAAATTTCCCCCCATCTTTCACACAAATATTATGGAATGTTAAGCTGAAAATGTCTTCTGGCCACACAAATGTTAAGACATGTTTTTTTAATcaagtaaaaaaaatgttatagcATGTTTATAACCATAGGTTTCAAAAGTCTTCCATTCTTTCTTAAACTCTGTGCCAATTCAAACCTTACCACATAAATGGAGGGAATATCTTTTCTCGAACATGTGTGACATCTAAGATTCATTTGCCTTGTCATTCTTATTATGTGGTTATCCAACATTTTCTTATCATATCTTGTATCAGGAAATGCTTATTAAAGCCCTTTCAAGTGCACGTGACATACTTTTCGAGGAGCTACAAAAAATTAGCAAGGCTATAAATCAGTCTATTGATTTTGCTGATTTTACTTCCAAGTTCGATGATAAACAAGGATCTCAATTTCCTGCAAGTGCAGACACAGACTTGATGAATGATAAGGCTGCAAGAGAAGTGCCAAGCAACATACTGAATGGCTCCAAGGTCTTATCCTCATACTGCAGAAACTTTTTCTGATTTTCATTACATTAATGTTGATCTTGGTTGCCTCTTAAAATTTAATATCCAGCTTTGCTTTCTAAAAAACGATTTAAATATCCTACTTTGACTGTGTGCTATGAATTCAGTTGTATGTTTGTATTTCCTCGTACTGCAGAAACTTTTTCTGATTTTCATTACATTAATATTGATCTTGGTGCGTCTTAAAATTTAATATCCAATTTAGCTTTCTAAAAGAAAGATTCAATATCCCACTTTGACAGTGCGTTGCTATGAATTCAGTTGTATGTTTGTATTTGTGAACTCCCTTTTCACAAAAGTGCTTTGGATATTCCTACGTAATAAGTTGGGAGTTGGGACTGACGAAGGACCACCTTCTATACCTTGTTAATTCTTACTCTTTATATTCTTAATCAGAAACTAGAAGATGGAGTTCTTCAGTCTCAATCTAAGGATGACTTACTCCAGTTGTATCATTCCCTTGGCAACCAAGTCTATTACTTGTGGAGTATGTTTATGAGGTTTCACAGGTTTGTGTACATTTACATTTACACTACTTGTAGTCAGTGAGCTTATGTTATTTTGCCCCTCAGACTTTGCTGACTAATACATCATTTGGGTAAGTGATACGTATTTAGTACACCAAAAAAGAAAGACGACTACCTCATTTTATGCCTTTGGTACCAGTCAATGCATTATGCACCTCAATTAGTCTATCCATGAACAAGATCACGTGTAAATATAATTTGTACCTAGGGTTCGGCATCTATGGTTAGTGCTGTACTGCTGTTTCTTGGGATCCTAAATTGGTTCTTGATTTTCCTTTAGGACTCATAAGACATCAATTATGGATTTTCTGCGTGAGCAATGGGCTATTGATCGAAGAGCTGAATGGTCAATATGGATGGTTCATTCTAAAGTTGAAATGCCTCACCAATACATAAGTAGTGACATTGATAGCTCTTCTTACCATGGTTCCCATGGGAGAGCACCTGTCCTGCGGAAGATATCGGAGGATGTAAGCATATCTACACTTTGATTTGCTATAATCTTTGtcgtttcttttccttttttccttttttgaacATTATATATGTAGTGTGACAAAGTCTGAGTTGTTAAAGATGATCATTCTATATAATTTAGTGTAGTATTTAACTTGAACTGTCATTCTGCTCTGTGCAGCCTGCACAGACTGCAGCTATGCGAGCTGACCTTCATAGAAGAAGTATTGCACAAATGAGGGTTAGTACAATCTAACATATTATTCCTGGTGTAGTTAACTGTGATGGATTGATGAATTAGCATTGGTGCATTGCAGATCAACAGTCGATCTATCCAAGACATGCATATATTTGGAGATCCATCGCGCATCCCAATTGTAATAGTAGAGCGTGTTGTTAATGCACCTTTGCGGTCAACAAGTGGAAATTCATACTTCATCCACCGGGAGCCAAAAGATGCAAAAAGCTTGCTAGTTGAGACACATTCTAAAGGCACAAAAAAGATTCATGGTGCAACCCCTTGTCAAAATGGCCGTGTTTTGAAGATTGTGGTTTTTGTCCATGGATTCCAGGCAAGTTGATCATCCTCTGCATCAAATAGATTAATAATCCTGTTGT
It contains:
- the LOC129893825 gene encoding uncharacterized protein LOC129893825 isoform X2 is translated as MMVSFNLSLSKHEGPSTSGVILKFELFYAPILENGTSLQASLDASPAAVHEFRLPSKALLGLHSYCPVHFDVFHAVLVDVSVHISLLKSGVYTSSQKVPSDPRVDEDNDNEDYDQAKQEMLIKALSSARDILFEELQKISKAINQSIDFADFTSKFDDKQGSQFPASADTDLMNDKAAREVPSNILNGSKKLEDGVLQSQSKDDLLQLYHSLGNQVYYLWSMFMRFHRTHKTSIMDFLREQWAIDRRAEWSIWMVHSKVEMPHQYISSDIDSSSYHGSHGRAPVLRKISEDPAQTAAMRADLHRRSIAQMRINSRSIQDMHIFGDPSRIPIVIVERVVNAPLRSTSGNSYFIHREPKDAKSLLVETHSKGTKKIHGATPCQNGRVLKIVVFVHGFQGHHLDLRLVRNQWLLIDPKMEFLMSEVNEDKTAGDFREMGLRLAQEVTSFIKKKMDKASRSGNLKSIKLSFVGHSIGNIILRTALTESIMEPYLRFLHTYVSVSGPHLGYLYSSNSLFNSGLWLLKKLKGTPCIHQLTFTDDPDLRNTFLYKLCKQRSLENFRNIILLSSPQDGYVPYHSARIEMCQASSGDNSKKGKVFLEMLNDCLDQIRAQSSEHRVFMRCDVNFDTTLQGRNLNTIIGRAAHIEFLESDTFAKFIMWSFLELFT
- the LOC129893825 gene encoding uncharacterized protein LOC129893825 isoform X1; its protein translation is MSVILRRLRWMIAGLNKGTPVTPKRLHSADVRPVPLSPLSKQQQLQLLKSYYASKSEDRKPKQPMLEAVHEISIYIHRFHNLDLFQQGWYQIKITMRWENGDNGVLGTPSRVIQYEAPDLGSEDAYGVWRIDDTDHSFSTQPFRIKYARQDILLSMMVSFNLSLSKHEGPSTSGVILKFELFYAPILENGTSLQASLDASPAAVHEFRLPSKALLGLHSYCPVHFDVFHAVLVDVSVHISLLKSGVYTSSQKVPSDPRVDEDNDNEDYDQAKQEMLIKALSSARDILFEELQKISKAINQSIDFADFTSKFDDKQGSQFPASADTDLMNDKAAREVPSNILNGSKKLEDGVLQSQSKDDLLQLYHSLGNQVYYLWSMFMRFHRTHKTSIMDFLREQWAIDRRAEWSIWMVHSKVEMPHQYISSDIDSSSYHGSHGRAPVLRKISEDPAQTAAMRADLHRRSIAQMRINSRSIQDMHIFGDPSRIPIVIVERVVNAPLRSTSGNSYFIHREPKDAKSLLVETHSKGTKKIHGATPCQNGRVLKIVVFVHGFQGHHLDLRLVRNQWLLIDPKMEFLMSEVNEDKTAGDFREMGLRLAQEVTSFIKKKMDKASRSGNLKSIKLSFVGHSIGNIILRTALTESIMEPYLRFLHTYVSVSGPHLGYLYSSNSLFNSGLWLLKKLKGTPCIHQLTFTDDPDLRNTFLYKLCKQRSLENFRNIILLSSPQDGYVPYHSARIEMCQASSGDNSKKGKVFLEMLNDCLDQIRAQSSEHRVFMRCDVNFDTTLQGRNLNTIIGRAAHIEFLESDTFAKFIMWSFLELFT